In Choristoneura fumiferana chromosome 21, NRCan_CFum_1, whole genome shotgun sequence, a single genomic region encodes these proteins:
- the LOC141439592 gene encoding E3 ubiquitin-protein ligase arih1l-like: MDSEDDTKDDVDSGNESSGDDVDFAMDVETHSTRERQTELEEYPYEVLSTEEIVQHMVDCIKDVNTVVEIPATTTRILLNHFKWDKEKLMERFYDGDQDQLFSEARVINPFRKPVIQRPKLPRRISTSGTEECEICFTILPTSMMTGLECGHRFCTQCWSEYLTTKIMEEGLGQTIACAAHACDILVDDATVMRLVRDPRVKLKYQHIITNSFVECNRLLRWCPSPDCSNAIKVAYVDAAPVTCRCQHTFCFSCGENWHDPVRCSLLRKWIKKCDDDSETSNWIAANTKECPKCNVTIEKDGGCNHMVCKNQNCKADFCWVCLGPWEPHGSSWYNCNRYDEDEAKAARDAQERSRAALQRYLFYCNRYMNHMQSLRFESKLYASVKEKMEEMQQHNMSWIEVQFLKKAVDILCQCRQTLMYTYVFAYYLRKNNQSVIFEDNQRDLESATETLSEYLEREITSENLADIKQKVQDKYRYCDSRRKVLLEHVHEGYEKDCWDYTE; this comes from the exons ATGGACTCGGAGGACGATACAAAAGATGATGTGGATTCTGGGAACGAATCGAGCGGAGACGATGTCGACTTTGCAATGGACGTTGAGACCCACAGTACTAGGGAACGACAAACGGAGCTGGAGGAATATCCGTACGAGGTGCTATCCACAGAGGAGATCGTCCAGCACATGGTCGATTGTATTAAAGATGTGAACACTGTCGTCGAG ATACCAGCAACAACTACCCGCATACTGCTAAATCACTTCAAATGGGACAAAGAGAAGCTCATGGAACGTTTCTACGATGGTGATCAGGATCAGTTGTTCTCCGAGGCTAGAGTCATTAATCCATTCAGGAAACCAGTTATACAGAGGCCAAAG tTGCCCAGACGGATATCCACATCAGGCACTGAAGAGTGCGAAATATGTTTTACAATTTTACCTACTTCA atGATGACGGGTCTGGAATGTGGTCACAGATTTTGTACGCAGTGCTGGTCTGAATACTTGACTACCAAAATAATGGAGGAGGGCTTA GGTCAAACTATTGCGTGCGCGGCGCACGCTTGCGATATCCTCGTAGACGACGCGACTGTAATGAGACTGGTGCGTGATCCCCGCGTCAAGCTCAAGTATCAGCACATCATAACAAATAGCTTTGTggaa TGCAACCGTCTGCTCCGTTGGTGTCCGTCGCCGGACTGCAGCAACGCGATAAAGGTGGCGTACGTGGACGCGGCGCCGGTCACGTGCCGCTGCCAGCACACCTTCTGCTTCTCATGCGGCGAGAACTGGCACGACCCCGTGCGGTGCTCGCTGCTCCGGAAGTGGATCAAG AAATGCGACGACGACTCGGAAACATCGAACTGGATAGCTGCCAACACTAAGGAGTGCCCGAAGTGTAACGTAACCATCGAGAAGGATGGCGGCTGCAACCACATGGTATGCAAGAACCAAAACTGCAAGGCCGACTTCTGCTGGGTCTGTCTGGGGCCCTGGGAGCCGCACGGCAGCAGCTGGTATAATTGTAATAG ATACGACGAGGACGAGGCGAAGGCGGCTCGCGACGCACAAGAGCGTTCCCGCGCGGCGCTGCAGCGGTACCTCTTCTATTGCAACCGCTATATGAACCACATGCAGTCGCTTCGCTTCGAGTCCAAACTCTACGCCTCTGTTAAGGAGAAGATGGAGGAAATGCAGCAGCACAACATGAGCTGGATCGAG GTCCAATTCCTGAAGAAAGCCGTGGACATCCTCTGCCAGTGCCGGCAGACGCTGATGTACACGTATGTGTTTGCGTACTATCTGCGCAAGAATAATCAGTCCGTCATCTTCGAGGATAACCAGCGCGATCTGGAGTCAGCCACTGAGACGTTGTCGGAGTACCTCGAGCGGGAGATCACCTCGGAAAACCTGGCCGATATCAAGCAGAAGGTCCAGGATAAGTACAG ATACTGCGACAGCCGCCGCAAAGTCTTGCTGGAGCACGTCCACGAAGGCTACGAGAAGGACTGCTGGGACTACACAGAGTAA
- the IleRS gene encoding isoleucyl-tRNA synthetase, whose product MSQKVIRVPENIDFPKEEEKILQFWKDIDAFASSLKQSKNKPRYSFYDGPPFATGLPHYGHILAGTIKDVVTRYAHQQGYYVERRFGWDCHGLPVEYEIDKTLGIKGPDDVEKMGIDKYNAECRKIVMRYANDWESIITRMGRWIDFKNDYKTLYPWFMESIWWVFKELYNKGLVYQGVKVMPFSTACSTPLSNFESGQNYKDVVDPAVVVTFPTDQGYSLLAWTTTPWTLPSNLSLCVNPKLTYIKVQEKSTGTCYVLQESRFPVIFKNVEDFTILEKFPGSKLKGTKYTPIFDYFVGKSPNAFQVLTDGYVTDDSGTGIVHQAPYFGEDDFRVCLAAGIITRDQEMMCPVDASGKFIEPVTDFLGQYVKDADKNIIANLKSRNRLVQVGQVKHSYPFCWRSETPLIYKAVPSWFVRVEQMSHDLLKSSEATYWVPDYVKEKRFGNWLKEARDWAISRNRFWGTPIPLWISSDKQEVVCVGSIAELSALTGKEITDIHRESIDHLEIPSARPGHPPLKRVSEVFDCWFESGSMPYAQCHYPFENVKDFEERFPANFIAEGIDQTRGWFYTLIVLSTALFKKPPFKNLIANGLILASDGQKMSKRKKNYPDPLEVVNKYGADALRLYLVNSPVVKAENLRFKEEGVRDVIKDVFLPWYNAFRFLMQNVERIIQEDKINYKFNEKNLKENVMDKWISSFTQSLITFVKQEMAAYKLYTVVPRLTKFIDHLTNWYVRMNRKRLKGEFGVKDCQAALDTLFGVLFDMIRVMAPYTPFLTENMYKTLRQLLPGDSLESVHFNMIPEPKLELIDTNIERAVQRMQTVIELGRVLRDRKTIPIKYPLPEMIVIHRDPTYLDDVKSLDNYVLEEMNVKQLQLTSDKEKYGITLRAEPDHKILGARLKGDFKAVTQGLKNLNNEQCEKLIADGFVEIVSQRINVDEVRIIFQATGNDQYEAHSDNDVLILLNVTPDQDMLDEGFAREIINRVQKLRKKGHLVPTDEVNVYYEVAKTSDISRIINSHREFIETTVKAPLIPSEQMTASKHVIIQETQELKGSELKLIITWRKEVELPSNPWANIALQGLTPRFGATSNQASIILTDKNNKYISLTNLYHEVEVLFGLYGIKFTLWCDGSEIKNTNGLNAKTVVVSTVKPKALDSVASPFCKFVNVSNGSKASTVFLENPVGKITWNKESALKFASDYLGISVLK is encoded by the exons ATGTCTCAAAAAGTGATCAGGGTTCCAGAGAACATCGACTTTCCTAAAGAAGAGGAAAAGATTTTGCAATTTTGGAAGGATATAGATGCTTTTGCCAGTTCTCTAAAGCAGTCAAAAAATAAACCCAG ATACTCGTTTTATGATGGGCCGCCGTTCGCTACCGGCCTGCCGCATTATGGGCATATTCTCGCAGGCACGATCAAAGACGTGGTCACACGTTATGCTCACCAACAG gGATACTATGTAGAAAGGCGCTTTGGTTGGGACTGTCATGGATTGCCAGTGGAGTATGAAATTGATAAGACCTTAGGAATTAAAGGACCTGATGATGTTGAAAAGATGGGTATTGATAAGTACAATGCTGAATGCCGTAAAATTGTCATGAGGTATGCAAATGACTGGGAATCTATTATTACTCGTATGGGCAGATGGATAG ATTTTAAAAATGACTACAAGACCCTGTACCCATGGTTCATGGAATCCATCTGGTGGGTATTCAAGGAGCTCTATAACAAAGGGTTAGTGTACCAAGGGGTTAAAGTCATGCCCTTTTCTACTGCATGCTCCACCCCTCTGTCTAATTTTGAGTCTGGACAGAATTACAAAGATGTTGTAGATCCAGCCGTTGTGGTAACCTTTCCCACTGATCAGGGATACTCTTTGCTAGCTTGGACCACCACACCTTGGACCCTGCCCAGCAACCTAAGTCTTTGTGTTAACCCCAAATTAACATATATAAAAGTTCAAGAAAAAAGCACAGGCACTTGTTATGTTTTACAAGAATCAAGGTTTCCAGTAATCTTCAAGAATGTTGAGGACTTCACAATTCTTGAAAAATTCCCAGGCAGCAAACTAAAAGGAACAAAGTACACACCCATTTTCGACTACTTTGTGGGAAAAAGCCCAAATGCATTTCAAGTATTGACAGACGGATATGTAACTGATGATTCTGGTACTGGTATAGTACACCAGGCTCCATATTTTGGTGAAGACGATTTCAGGGTTTGTCTAGCTGCAGGCATCATCACAAGGGATCAAGAAATGATGTGCCCAGTTGATGCCAGTGGCAAATTCATTGAACCAGTTACAGACTTCCTTGGCCAGTATGTAAAAGATgcagataaaaatattattgcaaATCTTAAGTCCCGAAACCGTTTAGTACAAGTTGGCCAGGTAAAGCATAGTTACCCATTCTGTTGGCGGTCTGAAACACCTCTTATTTACAAGGCAGTCCCATCTTGGTTTGTTAGGGTGGAGCAAATGAGTCATGATCTTTTGAAATCAAGTGAAGCAACTTATTGGGTACCAGATTATGTAAAAGAGAAAAGATTCGGAAATTGGCTTAAAGAAGCCCGAGACTGGGCTATTAGTCGAAACAGATTCTGGGGTACCCCTATTCCATTGTGGATTTCCAGTGACAAACAGGAAGTTGTTTGTGTAGGCAGTATTGCTGAACTCAGTGCTTTGACTGGAAAAGAAATAACTGATATACATAGAGAAAGCATAGATCACTTGGAGATCCCATCTGCAAGGCCCGGTCACCCACCTCTGAAAAGGGTCTCTGAAGTCTTTGATTGCTGGTTTGAATCTGGGTCTATGCCTTATGCTCAGTGTCATTACCCCTTTGAAAATGTAAAGGATTTCGAAGAAAGATTCCCAGCAAACTTCATTGCCGAGGGAATTGATCAAACAAGAGGATGGTTTTACACTCTCATTGTCTTATCAACTGCTCTATTCAAAAAACCACCATTCAAGAACTTAATAGCTAATGGACTGATTTTGGCATCAGATGGGCAAAAAATGTCAAAGAGGAAGAAGAACTATCCTGACCCTCTTgaagttgtaaataaatatggtgCCGATGCCTTGAGGCTGTACCTAGTCAACTCACCAGTTGTCAAAGCTGAGAATCTTAGATTCAAAGAGGAGGGTGTCAGGGATGTGATCAAGGATGTGTTTCTACCTTGGTACAATGCATTTAGATTCTTGATGCAGAATGTTGAAAGGATCATACAAGAAGACAAAATAAACTACAAGTTTAATGAGaaaaacttaaaagaaaatGTTATGGACAAATGGATCTCCTCATTTACTCAGTCTCTAATTACTTTTGTAAAGCAGGAAATGGCAGCCTATAAACTGTACACTGTGGTCCCAAGACTAACAAAATTTATCGACCATCTCACAAACTGGTATGTGAGAATGAACAGGAAGAGGCTGAAGGGCGAATTTGGAGTTAAAGATTGCCAGGCGGCTTTAGACACTCTTTTCGGTGTTTTATTCGACATGATCCGAGTAATGGCGCCCTACACTCCCTTCCTAACAGAAAACATGTACAAGACTCTGCGTCAACTCTTACCTGGAGATTCCCTTGAAAGTGTGCACTTCAATATGATTCCTGAACCAAAACTAGAGTTGATAGACACGAATATTGAGAGAGCAGTTCAAAGAATGCAGACAGTGATTGAACTGGGTAGAGTGCTCAGAGACAGAAAGACTATTCCGATCAAGTATCCTCTGCCAGAAATGATCGTCATCCATCGTGACCCAACTTATCTGGATGACGTCAAGTCATTGGATAACTATGTCTTAGAAGAAATGAATGTGAAGCAATTACAGCTGACCAGTGACAAGGAAAAATACGGCATTACATTGAGAGCCGAACCCGATCACAAAATCTTAGGTGCCCGACTGAAGGGAGATTTCAAAGCTGTCACGCAAGGGTTGAAGAACTTGAACAACGAACAATGCGAAAAACTGATCGCCGACGGATTTGTTGAAATCGTGAGCCAACGCATTAACGTGGATGAAGTTAGAATCATATTCCAGGCAACGGGTAATGATCAGTACGAAGCCCATAGTGACAACGACGTGCTCATTCTATTAAACGTCACACCTGATCAAGACATGCTGGACGAAGGCTTTGCAAGAGAAATAATAAACAGAGTCCAGAAATTGCGGAAGAAGGGTCATCTTGTACCAACGGACGAGGTTAACGTATATTACGAAGTCGCTAAAACAAGCGATATCTCCCGCATTATCAACTCTCACAGAGAATTTATTGAGACCACTGTAAAGGCTCCATTGATACCCAGCGAACAAATGACAGCTTCGAAGCATGTCATTATTCAAGAAACTCAAGAACTTAAAGGTTCTGAATTGAAATTGATTATCACCTGGCGAAAGGAAGTGGAGCTGCCGTCGAACCCGTGGGCGAACATCGCGTTGCAGGGCTTAACTCCACGTTTTGGTGCCACTAGTAATCAGGCTAGTATAATTCTAACAGACAAGAACAATAAGTACATCAGCTTGACAAATTTATATCATGAAGTAGAAGTTCTATTTGGCCTGTATGGTATCAAATTTACCTTGTGGTGCGACGGCTCTGAGATCAAAAACACCAATGGTTTAAATGCGAAAACTGTAGTTGTGTCTACGGTAAAACCAAAGGCTTTAGACTCTGTCGCTAGTCCATTTTGCAAATTTGTCAATGTATCAAATGGTAGTAAAGCTTCCACCGTGTTCCTTGAAAATCCTGTAGGAAAGATAACATGGAATAAAGAGAGTGCTCTAAAGTTTGCTTCCGATTATCTAGGCATTTCAGTACTGAAATAG
- the LOC141439589 gene encoding dmX-like protein 1, with protein sequence MAAHPSQPLYLTGGADGSVQLWEWGHPSCVWSPRAPGAFAKVTRVRFSDYGNKFAAADADGNLAMWQLHPSAQQHDTTQPHAPARPFFTHQCHSKGISDFVFLGSCSLVATAGHSSESKNVAIWDTLMPIKKALVVSWTCHEGGAACIAWAGSAGALVSCGRRGDVFVWDLRTRASRHKLHAHHAPIKCVALSHQEDQYAIGAADGDIKVFSLMTHQLLHTFAGEHARSSFFKHIGQGVTQIHIDNAGRLFSCGADGTMKVRKLPERDAPPPHHAHY encoded by the exons ATGGCGGCGCATCCATCACAACCATTGT ACCTGACGGGCGGCGCTGACGGCTCGGTCCAGCTCTGGGAGTGGGGCCACCCGAGCTGCGTGTGGTCGCCGCGCGCGCCCGGCGCCTTCGCCAAGGTGACGCGCGTGCGGTTCTCCGACTACGGCAACAAGTTCGCCGCCGCCGACGCCGACGGCAACTTGGCTATGTGGCAGCTGCATCCGTCCGCACAGCAACATGATACGACACAGCCGCACGCTCCGGCCAGGCCTTTCTTT ACTCACCAGTGTCACAGTAAAGGAATAAGTGATTTCGTTTTCCTTGGTTCTTGCAGTTTGGTTGCTACGG CTGGCCACAGCTCTGAGAGCAAAAATGTTGCCATATGGGATACTTTGATGCCGATCAAAAAGGCGTTAGTGGTTT CGTGGACATGCCACGAGGGCGGCGCGGCGTGCATCGCGTGGGCGGGCAGCGCGGGCGCGCTGGTGTcgtgcgggcggcgcggcgacgTGTTCGTGTGGGACCTGCGCACGCGCGCCTCCAGACACAAGCTGCACGCGCACCACGCGCCCATCAAGTGCGTCGCGCTCTCGCACCAGGAGGACCAGTACGCCATCGGAGCCGCCGACGGCGACATCAAG GTGTTCTCGCTGATGACGCACCAGCTTCTACACACATTCGCGGGCGAGCACGCTCGTAGCTCTTTCTTCAAGCACATCGGTCAGGGCGTCACACAAATACACATCG ATAATGCTGGCCGGCTGTTCTCTTGCGGCGCAGACGGCACTATGAAGGTGCGCAAACTGCCCGAGCGCGACGCACCGCCGCCGCACCATGCGCACTACTAA